In Poecile atricapillus isolate bPoeAtr1 chromosome 1, bPoeAtr1.hap1, whole genome shotgun sequence, the sequence GCATCACTACACACAGGTTTCCTGTCATGGCTCACAAAGTGTGTCCCAGAATGTCTTTTGCTACAAGCACAGGATTCCTTGGGACCTCAGTACTTGTCTGGACTATCAAATCTCATAGGAATTACGGGTTCATTATATGTGTCCTACACATGGTATTCCAAATAATAAAAGGAAGTAAATGCTGTGAAGCTGTTGCCTAATAAATACAGGCAGAGGGCTCACACAGAAGCTGATGTAGGTTGATGTGACCCTattagagttaaaaaaaaaattcagatacaTCCATTTAGAGTTGCTGAAGTTTTGGCCCTAAGCAGTGAATGTTCAGTGACTGACCCTGTTCTGTGATCTCAACAGCTCAATATTATgacttattaaaaataaaataataattgtgTTCCCAATAGGACCTATTTACCATGAAAACTGTGACTGCCCTCAGGAGGAAAGCAGTGCATGGATGGAAGAGATGAACTGCCCTCAAACCATTCCACAGATTCAGAGAGACCTAGCAAATTTTCCCATTGTTGACCCAGATAAGATTGCAAAAGAAATTCCACAGAGGTTTGGACAAAGGCAGAGTTTATGTCACTACACCATCAAAGACAATGAGGTATGGAATTTGGTTGATCTGAAGTCCATATGGGAGTTTGGTGGCAAGCCATGTTTACTGGGCAGTTTGTCTGTTCCCAGTTGTAAAAGCTTGTAGTGTGTTCTTTAAGAACAAGACTTTGCTTGCTTCTCTGTCCTTGAATACTTTGCAGTTTGTATATGAGCTCAGCAATGTCTGTCCTACTTTGTAAGTGCTTTTTTGTCCATGTTACAACTGAAACACAGTGAAAGCAAATTACTTTCCAGGCAATCAATATGAGTGCTGGGCACACACCCAAGTCTCCTAAATGCTAATTCAGTTTCCTGTTCTCTGAGCAATACTGCTGTGAGACATCACGATCATCTAATTTGAAGTGCATCAATAAATTACATTGTGCATAATTCTGAGGTAAAGAAATACCACTTTTAGCTGCACTGAGGATCAGAGCtacatttctttataaaaaaagCTGTACTTAATTCAGTGGAGGCTTATATGGAAATCAGAAGAATGGAACACCACAGAAATAGGCAACAGTTTCTGTTTCCATGAAACAGACCTTGAATGTCTGCAAAAGCAAGCAAAGCTtgtagttttttatttttcatctctttcctgtatgagatttctgctgcttcccagctgaTTCATAAATCTATATAGCCATATAATCTGTCTGACTAATTGCTATGCAATTAAAAAAGCTCTGAATTGTGCCAGCTATTCTCTGAAATTAAATCACCCAGTAAAACcttcatttattttcaggttTATATAAAGACATATGGGGAACATGTTGGCTTCAGAATTTTCATGGATGCCATACTGCTTTCTTTGACAAGAAAAGTAAGTATATCTGTACAGCCACTAACTCTGCATGTCCTAATTTATAGAAGCCTGGGCTTAAGTACACGTCAGCATATTTGTTGCCATTTCTATTGAAAAACTCTTCCTCATTTATTAATTATGGAAAGGTCATGGATTTTCCTTGTTTGAAGCTGTTGTGTTCTAGAATGCCATCTGATTGAATATcacaaaaattaattgaatAAGTAGGCTTTTATAGGAGAGTTTGATAGGCCATGATAGGGTGTGTTGATTTGGGCATTTTTCTGtagaataaataaatcattGTATAGCATCTAATAGAAAATTCTGTCTCTGCAGGTACATTTCTGCAAAAAGCTGAACACAAGTTAACATAACATGTTGCAGAAATATCAAGTAATGATATTTCTTTCCACTATCCTTAGGATTAGTAATGGATCAGTTATGCTACTCTGCCTTTGGGTGTCATGCTTTAAACATTGTTCAGTTTCTAACATTGGtgaactaacattacacaggAAAATGGGACAAATGACTAAATGTACAAATGAACATTTGTTTCATCTAACACTCTACAGGAGGACATGATGTCTAAGGGAAGACATGAATGTAGACTACAATTATCTAGATTGTTCTCTGGAAGATGGAAGTAAACTGTTTTGGTGTCAGTAGTGTTGAACAAGGAATAATGGCGTTAAATTGCATCTAAGGACTTTAGACTAAAAGTTGAAAAAGGATTGCTAACTCCAAAACCTGAGTTTACAGATCTAGAAAACACATTAAATACCattaaataagaatttttatCAGGATAGTGTCACTGAGTGACAGCAGATAGTTGGTTGGAGAAGAAGGTTTAAACTGCTGAGTGATTCTGCCACTGAGGAGGTGTAGAAAACACCATTTGTAGGGTTTATGCCCATTACAACCATTAGATGGCACCGTAGTAATGAAGTTTAGTCCAGAGCATTAGACTGTGTAGCAAACACCCTTAGAAAGGAAAAGTGTCTTCCACCATTTAGAAGAGTGTTTGATATTTGGCAAATTATtactttcttttgctttgaaaGAGGCAACTGAGGGGAATATATTGGAgatgtatattttttaaaaattaaattaagaaagTGAACTGAGATATGACATTAGTTCTGCAGTGACCTTACATGTGCCTTCAGGGTTCTGAAAAACAGCCATATGTCATGTTTTGCCTCTGACTCTCCAAACTGAACTGTCCCaccattttcagtgttttctcacAAGGCAGCTGGTCTTTTCTTAGGAAAACTACAAAGCTGCCTTTCTTTGTACCTTTTCTTACTTCACTTGAAAATACCTAAACCACACACAATGCTTAATATAGGGGTGTATCATAGTTTCATAAAATTGCAAAACTATTCCCTCTGTCCTGCTTCCTGGACATCAACAgtatttttcttggtttttggCTGTAACAGTGATTTCAGGTATGGTTCCACACtaccaaatattttaaataagtgATCTTATGCGTAGTAATTAACTGAAACACTGGCTAAATGTGGTGTTCCCATCATGgctgtttatttctgtttcttctcttctgTTGTATTTAGGCATCCTGCAGACAGGGTGAATCAGATCACTGATGTGACAGAAAACTGATTTACCAGCTAGCATCAATTTTCCATATAGTAACAAGGTGATCCAACTTACCTTGGAACTATACAATTGCTGACTAGGTCCCCGTGCTAGCCTGATAAAAAGATTGTGTGGCCAATCATGTAAAGTGTAACAGGAACCCATCCTCTAAAGAGTGCTCCTGTGCCTTATGTGACtttgtacaaatatttttaaaaaaatactattttgtaGGCTTTACTCAGTGGTCTCAGTACCTCTAGGAGGTTTATAAATGTCAATTATTTATTACAGGTACAATAACTATATTAGACAACTGGCTATTTTTCCTCTTAGTGAGgttgttttcaaaatacaagGTGCCAGCAGAATACTGTTTTGTGTTAAACTGCATTTGTGCCTACTTTGTTCTGTTTAGGTGAAAATGCCAGATGTAgaattttttgttaatttggGGGACTGGcctctggagaaaagaaagccCCCACAGAACTTGCACCCAATCTTCTCGTGGTGTGGGTCCAGTGAGTCAAAAGACATTGTTATGCCAACATATGACTTAACAGACTCAGTTTTGGAGACTATGGGACGGTAAGAAATGGCTTAAACTTTTTACAAAATTCATGATGATCTTCCATAGAGATCTGTGTATTAACAGTATAGACACTGTTTTCATTTACTCATCGAGACACTGACACCCTAGGTAGGGAGTGACTGTGTAATCAGTATATTAACAGTACACTTCAGTGTTTCATttcaaaaatctaaatttatctAAACATGGTCAAATTACTGAAAATAGTACTTAAGAGTGTTTCAAGTCTAGGCATttgattgtttattttttttgtcccccCATGAACTTGTTGACAACTGGCCAGGTGTCTTTCTTTCCTGGTTTTGTTAGAACTTGTTTTTTGTGTACCTTTCAAATCCCAACATAGTTAATGGGAATTCTCAAACTAGGGGCTACCATCTCCTACTTTGATTACTGACTATAACTAGCCTTGGCAACTGCTCTGTTCTGTCTTGAAACACTACAAAGACAGCTTGCTTCTACAAAATCTTTGTAATCCATCTTGAACTTGTTTATCATTTCACTGCATTTAGTTCAGGTTCCTTTTTTTTGTCAAGACTTTTTCTAAATTTGCTATCCCATGCCTTCCCAGTTTGTGTGTTTAATTTCTTAACATTTCTTAACATTTTTAAGGATGTGCAATATGTTTTATTTAACAAGTTACACTACCTTGCATCACCTTCTCTGGCAACCATATCCACTTTTAcctatttttttccatgacaGCTGACAGGTATTGTTTCCACATGCCAGGTTGTTGAATGATGCTCTCATGCCACACGCCTGTGAACTTAACATTCAttatctgtttctattgctgcaAATAACTCATACAGTAACAGACATCTTGGTGTGCTCATGACTTGCCTTCATCTTTGCTGTCTGCCTATGGGTACTGTGAACTCTTTTAAGTAACTGCACTTTAAAAGGTTTCCAGTAGGCTTCACTATTGAATCACTTCTTTCTCCTGCAGAGTCAGCCTGGATATGATGTCAGTCCAAGCGAACACCGGCCCATCGTGGGAAGACAAGAATACCACAGCCTTCTGGAGAGGACGTGACAGCCGCAAAGAGAGGCTTGAGCTTGTAAAACTCAGCAGGAAATATCCAGAGATCATAGATGCTGCTTtcacaaacttttttttctttaaacatgaTGAAAGTCTCTATGGCCCTATTGTTAAGcacatttcattttttgatttttttaaggtgAGCCACTAATCATTTTTCATAGAACTCAGTTCTCACTGTTTCCCATTATCAAATAACTTAGCATGTATTACTGaaaataaagtgatttttagttttttagGACACCACCAGTAACAAGCATGACTAGACATCCCTCCAGTGGGATTAACTGCTCTGTAGCTCTTACCCTCAGGATAGTAATGTTTGATTTACCTCTAAAGGTTCTGTAGAACCTTGTGTAATCTATGTAACTTCAagttcctttttatttctttttcctgattcAGCGATCAGGACTACTAACATAACTAACATAGTGGGAGAATCGGTGGATGAAGTGGCACATCTACCCTCACATCTGAGGATGAGCACCTAAGAATTCCTGGAGAACTTAATTGATGAAGCTCTGTGTACTCTGCACTGTGATGAATTCCAAACTAGATAATAAAAGCTTCTTAGACATTGATGCTTGCCTAGCCAGTCCTACCTGTCTCAATATTGGCAAGTCAGTAACACACCAGTGCCCTCAGAATATAACCTAACCAAGCCACTGGGATCTTGTGGTTTTTAGTAATTTCTGatccttttctttccagtatAAATATCAAATTAATATTGATGGCACAGTGGCAGCATACAGATTGCCTTATCTACTAGCAGGAAACAGTGTGGTGCTAAAGCAAGACTCCATCTACTATGAGCACTTTTATAACGAGCTGCAGCCATGGAAACATTACATCCCATTTAAAAGTGACCTGAGTGATCTGCTAGAAAAACTACAGTGGGCAAAAGATCATGATGAAGAGGTAAAATATTCATTTAGAACTATGCAGTAATGTTTCTAGAAGAGAACAAAAATTggatttctttaaaacaaagcaaaaaaaaatactaggaggacttgaaatttatttttaccaactctacaaacaagaaaaacacttaaaaatgcaTAATATTGTCCTTAATTTGAAATCAAATTTaacttcaggaaagaaaaaaaaaaaaaaagagtattttcctAAGAATGCcttaacttttaaaaagaatattttatttgagTTGTCCTAAACTGTCAACATAATTTGTAGCTCCACAACCAACAGCAGCACGCTGAAACAAATACTAGTTCtggacaataaaaaaaataaacccaactttcattttctttgacaggcaaaaaatattgcaaaatctGGACAAGAATTTGCAAGAAACAATCTCATGGGAGACCACATTTTTTGTTACTATTTCAAACTTTTCCAGGTCAGTATATTTTTAATGGCTACTGGCACAGGAATAGAAATCACACAGCAAGAATTTAGGGcaacagagctgctggaaactGGCCAGCCTGGTATTTGAAACCACAAAGCAAGCAGCAGCAATTAAAATCTTCATTTGGTTTACAAACATTGTATTCAATTATATCCTATGAAACTACTTAAGACTACGCTGGCTCTTTGAGAGGCAGTGGGATCCCATAAATCTTGATCTAATCTGCCAGAATATGTTGCCCACAATGATCAAAGAATTCCACATCAGACGCACACCCTGTGAACCACAGCTGAAAATATCTGTGCATTAGCACCGAGATACCAAACTCCATGGAGGCACCCGAAGGGACTCCTGTTTGCAGCTGAGTGTTCCCTCACCCTGTCTGTGACAGAGTCTGCAGGAACTGATTGTGTAGCTCCAGAGTTTTTACTGAGAATTGCTCAGCTGATTTGGTACAGTATTGGTAACCAGATGTACAATCTAAAAAAATTATGGATTAACAAtaccttccttttttttaaaaccaggaATATGCCAGCTTGCAAGTGAGTGAACCAAAAATCAGAGATGGGATGGAGAAGGTGCCGCAGCCTGATGATGACCTTTTCCCATGCACTTGCCACCGAAAAAGGGTACGGTACATGCAGAGTTAAATGTAAAGTGCTGAGTGTCTTCAGTTCCTGttcagccctgctggagcagggctgctcagTACCCCACAGTATCAGTTATCAGGCCAGGCCATTAACACCTATCGAACTTAGAAACACTTCTTGATGTATTTGCAGGACTAGACAGTGAAAAATTAGGCTTCCAGTTAACTGAAacatgtttcttcttttttgacTGCAGGCCAAAGATGAACTCTGACagaagtaaataattttttttggtatttatCTACGTTCAGACTGTCTtcttaaagaaagaagaaaaatctggaTTACTATGCCTTTGGATAATGTTAGTGGGTATTTTAAAGTTTACCATTTCATGATTGACATacgaaaaaaaacaaagcacccCTGATTTCCTTTTTATCATGCAGTGGTGGCAGAGCCTtattcaaacacatttttataatttcttttttaaaataaaaactatgtTTGTATCAGTCATGTGTTCCTGTCCTAAGTTGCCTTGGAAATGCAGATACTTTTTACTCATGCTTGTTTATAGTAAGTCTTTTCATAAACCTGAAACTGTTCTGCAAAAAAAGGGCAGATGAGAATTGTACATCTTCCCCCCTACTGTCTATCTCTCCATCCAAAGGTATCTTTTTTCATACCATAACTTTGCCCTTTCTTAGAAAATCTCAAAGACAATGCTGTGGGGTTCATAATAAATCGTGTTAACCTGAAGGAAAACTTCAATTCCAATATTGCTGTACGCTTGGTTATACCAACAGGTTACTCACAGCCCATAATGAGAAAGGCTGCCAGTACACACAAAGTGTTTCATCCACTCTCCAGTGTCAGGGCTCAGAGAGGGACCTGAGTTCCTCTTGTTAATGAGTAATGTGGTGCAGACCCTGGCCTGCCTCTTTAGACCCGTCTGGATAGAAGCCTTGTGTGACGTGTCACAGTGGATGCAGAACTGGTTCCTGCTCCAGGAGTTCCTCCGTCACTAAACACAATTTGTCTAACCGTTTTTATTTATCAGAGGGCCCCTGTGATCAGTTGTTTACACAAAGGACATGGGTGAAGGGGACTTCTCAAACTGGAACAAAACCATGTTGTTTGCTCCACATGCCAAGCTGTGCCTGCAttacctcttcctcttccccacACAAGCAGAATCTGGCTCTCTAAGGTGGCAGACACTCTCAACAGCCAGAGCTTCCTCTCCCTGCCTAACTGCGTTGGAAGCACCTGGGAAGGCCAGGATACAGCGCCAAAGGCAAAGTAGTACACCAGGCTCACCAGCCTCAGGGGATGTGGTAGCAGAACCCCACAAATCAGTAGGTTTTAATTGCAAGTGAGTACAGCATCAGTAATGTACTCAGAAGTTGAGGACCCCTAAAGATACTCTGTCCAAGTAGATTTTTTCCAGTATATTACTTTAAATATTAGTCCACAGTATTATTTAATCCTCTGCATTCCCAAGCTGTATATGGTTATTTGCATAGAAACACAGAACAATGCTGCCATGATATATTTTCTGTCCTTCAAGAAGTTCTTTAttgttttgcatattttttcattcatacaaagctttattttaatttgcacTTAGACCTCTGAAAAgattggtttttaaaaaaatatgtctctaaaaaataacaaaccacTTATTTGCCATAATTAGGAAAAACTAAATGAAGATGCTTGAACACCACAAATTATTTGTGCTGCGGTTGAACATTCTCTCTAAGCCAAGAGAAAACTTGcacatttatttcttccatGACATCATCCGCTGTTCGTCCTTTGACTGCCATCCCATGGTTTGCTTTATCAATCcaatggatttttttagggGCTTTCATTTTGCTCACCACACCTTTTAGCAATTGCTATGGAGAAAACAAATGTGCAAATATTAGAGAATCAGCTGCTACAAACTCTGGAACTCCTAGATGTCTCTTGCTTTGCCTGTGTAATGCAAAATAGGCAGCTCCTAAAAACCAAATGGATTTGTGTGCACATGAAAAACACCTtgatgggaaaatgggatgtATTCTCTATTCAGGAAATTAATACTGGGATCTGCTCAAAGCTTCACCCTCACTcaaacagagcagagcagaaaattaGAACTTCAAAACCTGCACAGGTCACAACCCTGTACGGGCACCCTCCCCATACTGACAAAGGAACCCATACTTACTGTCAGAGGGTAGTGCTGGCAATAAAATTTTAGCATTGAAGCCAGATTAGCAATGTAACTCCTTAGGGACTGGCTTTGACACTATTGAAATTTCTCAGCAACAGATCTAAGAACAAGCTCACAAATTCAAAGATTTCCCCATTAAGAAGGCACACCAAGGTTCTGCTGGTTGCTAGCTTCAGTACTTCAGTATTTTGGTGACAACTCCTTACAAAAGCACTATGGCTCCTTAGAAACTGTCCAAGCATGGAAAATGCCAGTTGCACATAGCCCCAAATTCACACTGATCTGTTCAAGAACAACATCCACCTGTTTGCAAGCAAACAAGGCAGAAGAGCACTGCTTCCCTGCCTCTGCACACCTGCTCTTCATCTCTACAAAAATATCACTTTCTACCACAGAAGCCTGACTTCGGGGTAGAATTGCTTTACTAGGATTTGTCATGAAAATGTGACCAGTGTGAAATTGGTGGCACAGCACAGGTTTTGTAACCTGAAATGGTTAAAACAAAATAGCAAATAACTCACTCCTTCCATAGGCCACTTTTAATTTGTACAGTCCTACTAACACCATTTAAATCAGTGGTATTTTAGTGGCCCAAAGATGAGCTTGCTAAAGCGGAAGATGAAGCATGATCCACTAAGTtttaagcaggaaaagaaagcactGCCAGGCTTCCTTGTGTCTGATTAAGTTGCCTACCCAAGTTGCCTTCTCCTTCAGAAGACACCTATTTAAGGAAGGTTGTTAATCAAGTGAAATACAGACATCGCTGAGGCTCACTGCTTCTCCTCCAGACTGCCCTTTCATAGCAGGATTTACAAGGGTACTCACTTTTTCACACATCTCATCTGCTGATCCTGAGACAAACAGCACTGGACAGCTGATCAGTAATAAATCCTCATCCCGGAGCTTGGACTGCAGTTTTGGTCGATGCAATGGGTAAGATAAACACACAAGTCCTTGAATGAAACCATCATCATCGTCATCCTGGCTCAGCTGACGTAtcacagaggcagcagctcgTGAGCCCATGGAACGGCCTTTCACCCAGgcagaaatacaggaaaaaagtaTTATCTGCTGTTACCTCATCTACATTCTGATTTAGTAAACAACTCCCAAAACCAAGCCAACCGAGTGTATTTCGGTGGTAAAAAATGCTAGGGATGTTGTACTCCATGAAAAACATTAATTCTAGTTTCAAAATTTTTTGCTAAGATATTTGTCTAGTTGTTACTAGACTACATCCCTGTTTaaaaaacaaggggaaaagaaagaaaagggataGGAATCCCTCTAATACTGGAAGGAACAACAGCCCATCGTGGGCACAAGGGAAGAGAGGGATTGGTCCTatgctccagagcctggaaaTTCGAGATAGCCATGATATTATCCATTATCATTATTTTCATGCAACCTCAATTTGctcaaattcaaaacaaaattctgtGCTAGATTTCACCTTCCTTGCAAAACAAATCCAGCAAGTGTTTATGCACACCTTGAACTTCAGCCTAAAAGTAAAAGTAGAAGGGAGGGGAAACAAAGTGTGAACTTGTAACATGAAGTCAGACAGTACCAGCAAGGGAGTATCACAAAGAGCAGGCAAATGAGCTGACAATACGCTGTAACTAAGTCTTACAAGATTCTTATAGCAGCACAGATTTGGTTTCACTTAAGAGAAAACTTAGAATTTCCCCTATCCAGATATTCCTAATCACTCCCATCTATTCCCCTTTTCACATAACACAGTTGACTTTTTTTATCTGCTGTTAAGTTTTAACTAtcaaaatctgttttgaaaaaactgttttccattTATCAGTAAGCAGAATTCTCCACTTAAAAATTCTGCAGTTATAGAGTGCAAATGGATAATCATAAAACTCATGCCCTATAATTTCTAAGTGATAAGGATGTTTTCTCTCTAAGTACCTGGAAAATACAATATA encodes:
- the POGLUT2 gene encoding protein O-glucosyltransferase 2, which codes for MRALWPLCLALGAAAAAAGGGGRPSAERSAVWGPGLRAAAALPARYFYVQAVDAQGLRFTSSPGENAFQVKITAPEEQFTRVGVQVLDRKDGSFLVRYRMYASYKSLRIEVKTGDKHVAKSPYILKGPIYHENCDCPQEESSAWMEEMNCPQTIPQIQRDLANFPIVDPDKIAKEIPQRFGQRQSLCHYTIKDNEVYIKTYGEHVGFRIFMDAILLSLTRKVKMPDVEFFVNLGDWPLEKRKPPQNLHPIFSWCGSSESKDIVMPTYDLTDSVLETMGRVSLDMMSVQANTGPSWEDKNTTAFWRGRDSRKERLELVKLSRKYPEIIDAAFTNFFFFKHDESLYGPIVKHISFFDFFKYKYQINIDGTVAAYRLPYLLAGNSVVLKQDSIYYEHFYNELQPWKHYIPFKSDLSDLLEKLQWAKDHDEEAKNIAKSGQEFARNNLMGDHIFCYYFKLFQEYASLQVSEPKIRDGMEKVPQPDDDLFPCTCHRKRAKDEL
- the TEX30 gene encoding testis-expressed protein 30 isoform X2, coding for MNFPHLVSLAAYLASHGVLCLRFTCKGLNVAYRTKAFKAVVEYLKLSDDYKLSGVFLAGRSMGSRAAASVIRQLSQDDDDDGFIQGLVCLSYPLHRPKLQSKLRDEDLLLISCPVLFVSGSADEMCEKQLLKGVVSKMKAPKKIHWIDKANHGMAVKGRTADDVMEEINVQVFSWLRENVQPQHK
- the TEX30 gene encoding testis-expressed protein 30 isoform X1, with amino-acid sequence MSGQAEVKVKIPFGNKYLDAIFSVPEKKPTYGVILTHGAGGDMNFPHLVSLAAYLASHGVLCLRFTCKGLNVAYRTKAFKAVVEYLKLSDDYKLSGVFLAGRSMGSRAAASVIRQLSQDDDDDGFIQGLVCLSYPLHRPKLQSKLRDEDLLLISCPVLFVSGSADEMCEKQLLKGVVSKMKAPKKIHWIDKANHGMAVKGRTADDVMEEINVQVFSWLRENVQPQHK